In Frondihabitans sp. PAMC 28766, a genomic segment contains:
- a CDS encoding sulfite exporter TauE/SafE family protein, producing the protein MLVSASLTLVLLFVLALAAGVLGGIVGTGSSLILLPLLVLLYGPRVAVPVMGIAAVMANIGRVIAWWREIQWRPVIAYSLPGIPAAALGAHTLLSIPPTVVDVCLAVFFVVMIPLRRLARRRELHLRLRHMVIAGAVVGFLTGLVLSTGPLSVPIFTGYGLSGGAFLGSEAASSLMLYGGKLTVFGTAGALSPVIVARGLIIGAALLIGALAARRIVSRIAARTYEVLIDAVLVVGAAGMILSLV; encoded by the coding sequence ATGCTCGTTTCTGCCAGCCTCACTCTCGTCCTGCTCTTCGTCCTCGCCCTCGCCGCCGGGGTGCTGGGCGGCATCGTCGGCACCGGTTCGTCGCTGATCCTGTTGCCCCTGCTCGTCCTTCTCTACGGCCCGCGCGTCGCCGTGCCCGTCATGGGCATCGCCGCGGTCATGGCCAACATCGGGCGCGTGATCGCCTGGTGGCGCGAGATCCAGTGGCGGCCGGTGATCGCCTACTCACTGCCCGGCATCCCCGCGGCCGCTCTGGGCGCCCACACGCTGCTCAGCATTCCGCCGACCGTCGTCGACGTCTGCCTCGCCGTCTTCTTCGTCGTGATGATCCCGTTGCGCCGTCTGGCTCGGCGCCGCGAGCTGCACCTGAGACTGCGGCACATGGTGATCGCGGGCGCCGTCGTCGGATTCCTGACCGGGCTGGTGCTGTCGACCGGGCCGCTGAGCGTGCCGATCTTCACCGGGTACGGCCTGTCGGGCGGGGCCTTCCTCGGGTCGGAGGCGGCGAGCTCGCTGATGCTCTACGGCGGCAAGCTCACGGTGTTCGGTACCGCCGGCGCCCTCTCGCCCGTGATCGTCGCCCGGGGTCTCATCATCGGGGCCGCGCTGCTCATCGGGGCCCTCGCTGCGCGCCGCATCGTGTCGCGCATCGCCGCGCGCACCTACGAGGTGCTCATCGACGCGGTGCTCGTGGTCGGTGCTGCCGGGATGATCCTCAGCCTGGTATGA
- a CDS encoding TetR family transcriptional regulator produces the protein MAGDADATRARLLAAARKEFAAYGIAGARVDRIALESGSNKAQIYHYFGSKDGLFDAVFTSIVGQVVEGVPLDPADLPGYAASLARGNDAFPDVGRLATWHRLERAGSPLVQAAVESNRDKIDQLAAAQAAGLLTDRYPAGTLLALILQIVAVWAEMPDELAAVADVPGADARAALVADAVRALLA, from the coding sequence ATGGCAGGAGATGCGGATGCGACGCGGGCGCGGCTGCTCGCGGCTGCCCGCAAGGAGTTCGCTGCGTACGGCATCGCAGGGGCGAGGGTCGACCGCATAGCGCTCGAGTCGGGCAGCAACAAGGCGCAGATCTACCACTACTTCGGCAGCAAGGACGGGCTGTTCGACGCGGTGTTCACCAGCATCGTCGGTCAGGTAGTGGAAGGAGTGCCGCTCGACCCGGCCGACCTGCCCGGATATGCGGCGAGTCTCGCGCGGGGCAACGACGCGTTTCCTGACGTCGGGCGCCTGGCCACCTGGCACCGGCTGGAGCGTGCCGGCAGCCCGCTCGTGCAGGCGGCCGTCGAGAGCAACCGCGACAAGATCGACCAGCTCGCGGCGGCGCAGGCCGCGGGTCTGCTCACCGACCGCTACCCGGCCGGAACCCTGCTGGCGCTGATCCTGCAGATCGTGGCCGTGTGGGCCGAGATGCCCGACGAGCTCGCCGCCGTCGCCGACGTGCCCGGCGCCGACGCGCGGGCCGCCCTCGTCGCGGACGCTGTGCGGGCGCTCCTCGCCTGA
- a CDS encoding oxidoreductase, with the protein MNTFDAHHLPTQAGKTAVVTGANSGIGFETAKALARAGAHVILGGRNLAKVEEARRALQSEVPSASTSTVALDLADLASVHSAASAILAEHGSLDLLVNNAGVMAVPERRLTTDGFELTFGTNHLGHFALTGLLLPALLAAPSARIVQVSAQVARRRGIDLDDPESEQSYSPMGAYAKSKLANVLFVEELARRGADPRLTPVAVHPGTSMTGLQRHGSRAMQAIAGLLLERLVGQSTEQAALPSLFAATQPGVAPGAFVAPTGRAELRGAPGFVRLPPAADDRAAAAALWAYSEARTGVRFEVA; encoded by the coding sequence ATGAACACCTTCGACGCACACCACCTGCCCACCCAGGCAGGAAAGACAGCCGTCGTCACCGGCGCCAACAGCGGCATCGGCTTCGAGACCGCGAAGGCCCTCGCCCGCGCCGGCGCGCACGTCATCCTCGGCGGCCGCAACCTCGCGAAGGTGGAGGAGGCCCGCCGGGCACTGCAGAGCGAAGTACCATCGGCCTCGACCTCGACCGTCGCCCTCGACCTGGCAGACCTCGCCTCCGTCCACTCGGCCGCCTCGGCGATCCTGGCCGAGCACGGCTCCCTCGATCTGCTCGTCAACAACGCCGGCGTGATGGCCGTCCCCGAGCGGCGCCTGACGACCGACGGCTTCGAGCTGACCTTCGGCACCAACCACCTCGGCCACTTCGCGCTGACCGGCCTCCTGCTGCCCGCCCTCCTCGCCGCCCCGTCGGCGCGTATCGTTCAGGTCAGCGCCCAGGTCGCGCGCCGCCGCGGAATCGACCTCGACGACCCCGAGAGCGAGCAGAGCTACTCCCCCATGGGCGCGTACGCGAAGTCGAAGCTCGCGAACGTCCTGTTCGTCGAAGAGCTCGCCCGTCGGGGCGCCGACCCTCGGCTGACACCGGTCGCCGTGCACCCCGGCACGAGCATGACCGGCCTGCAGCGTCACGGCTCGCGCGCCATGCAGGCGATCGCCGGCCTCCTGCTCGAGCGCCTCGTCGGGCAGAGCACCGAACAGGCGGCTCTGCCCTCTCTCTTCGCCGCCACCCAGCCCGGCGTCGCGCCCGGCGCCTTCGTCGCGCCGACGGGTCGTGCCGAACTGCGCGGCGCCCCCGGCTTCGTCCGGCTACCGCCCGCCGCCGACGACCGCGCGGCTGCCGCCGCGCTCTGGGCCTACTCGGAGGCGCGGACGGGCGTCCGCTTCGAGGTGGCGTGA
- a CDS encoding SDR family oxidoreductase — protein MTTIAIVGAGSGLGLAVARRFGREGFSVALISRNQARLDDLAATLEAEGITAAGFTANVRDTDSLRTALETASEQLGLVEVLQYSPLPAKEFMRPVLETVAADLVGPIEFSVYGPVTAARQVLPGMRSLGRGTMVFVNGASAVRPRDRVTGTSIAFAGESAYAELLHEAVAPENVHVAQLIIPRGIGGGEPSHEPTTIADRIWGIHADRGDFRTFVAPLDL, from the coding sequence ATGACCACCATCGCCATCGTGGGCGCAGGCTCTGGCCTCGGCCTCGCCGTCGCCCGCCGCTTCGGGCGCGAGGGCTTCTCCGTCGCCCTGATCTCGCGCAACCAGGCTCGTCTCGACGACCTCGCCGCCACCCTCGAAGCCGAAGGCATCACGGCTGCCGGCTTCACCGCGAACGTGCGCGACACCGACTCCCTGCGGACCGCTCTCGAGACCGCGTCCGAGCAGCTCGGCCTCGTCGAGGTGCTGCAGTACAGCCCGCTGCCCGCCAAGGAGTTCATGCGCCCCGTGCTCGAGACGGTCGCCGCCGACCTGGTCGGGCCGATCGAGTTCTCGGTCTACGGGCCGGTGACGGCCGCGCGCCAGGTGCTGCCGGGCATGCGCTCTCTCGGCCGCGGCACGATGGTGTTCGTCAACGGAGCCAGCGCCGTGCGCCCGCGCGACCGCGTGACCGGCACGTCGATCGCGTTCGCCGGCGAGAGCGCCTACGCCGAGCTGCTGCACGAGGCGGTCGCCCCCGAGAACGTGCACGTCGCCCAGCTGATCATCCCCCGCGGCATCGGCGGCGGCGAGCCCTCGCACGAGCCCACCACCATCGCCGACAGGATCTGGGGCATCCACGCCGACCGCGGTGACTTCCGCACCTTCGTGGCGCCGCTCGACCTCTGA
- a CDS encoding TetR/AcrR family transcriptional regulator: MPRDGRIVRARLQEAALDLFVERGYDETSAASIAERAGVTERTFFRHFADKREVFFDGDAELSDGLNWALEAVPSEVVPLEALRAAFHESVPLFEGNRPVTERRAPVILATPALRERQMSKVEGLVETLTAAFERRGVAARPAAFAARIGMDLLGIATARWFEDATRGLHAEIDEAFRELARVADSARVL, from the coding sequence ATGCCCCGGGACGGACGGATCGTCAGGGCGCGGCTGCAAGAGGCGGCGCTCGATCTCTTCGTCGAGCGTGGCTACGACGAGACGTCCGCCGCCAGCATTGCGGAGCGCGCCGGTGTCACCGAGCGCACCTTCTTCCGGCACTTCGCCGACAAACGCGAGGTGTTCTTCGACGGCGACGCGGAGCTGAGCGACGGGCTGAACTGGGCGCTCGAGGCCGTCCCCTCCGAGGTGGTTCCGTTGGAGGCGCTGAGGGCGGCCTTCCACGAGTCGGTGCCACTCTTCGAGGGCAATCGGCCGGTGACCGAACGGCGCGCGCCCGTGATCCTGGCGACGCCTGCGCTTCGCGAGCGGCAGATGTCCAAGGTGGAGGGCCTCGTCGAGACCCTCACGGCGGCTTTCGAACGTCGCGGTGTCGCGGCTCGGCCGGCGGCCTTCGCGGCCCGGATCGGCATGGACCTGCTCGGCATCGCGACCGCGCGCTGGTTCGAGGACGCAACGCGGGGGCTGCACGCCGAGATCGACGAGGCTTTTCGCGAGCTGGCGAGGGTCGCCGACTCGGCACGGGTGTTGTAG
- a CDS encoding Dyp-type peroxidase has translation MSFRDLGGHLSCVVGIGPQAWDALNPDARPAELHPFPVLSGARHTAVSTPGDLLFHIRAEREDLCFEFERLLLDSLGDAVTVVDEVRGFRYFDTRDLLGFVDGTANPVGDDVLTSAVIDGDDDPVFAGGSFVVVQKYLHDVAAWNTLTTEQQEAIIGRSKLDNVERDSDAEPYPSHKSLATITDETGREFDILRDNMPFGRPGQGEFGTYFIGYAARLWVVERMLERMFVGDEQGRYDKILDFSTAVTGTTFFVPPLEMLESLGEIDDSGEADDEATSVDITPSSTGTPTTTTGSDGSLGLGSLRRPTPASSSERTS, from the coding sequence GTGTCGTTCCGCGATCTCGGCGGGCACCTCTCGTGCGTCGTCGGCATCGGGCCTCAGGCGTGGGACGCCCTCAACCCCGACGCCCGCCCGGCCGAACTGCATCCCTTCCCCGTGCTGAGCGGGGCCCGGCACACGGCGGTGTCGACGCCCGGCGACCTCCTCTTCCACATTCGCGCCGAGCGCGAAGACCTCTGCTTCGAGTTCGAGCGCCTCCTGCTCGACTCCCTCGGCGACGCCGTCACGGTGGTCGACGAGGTGCGCGGCTTCCGCTACTTCGACACCCGCGACCTGCTCGGCTTCGTCGACGGCACAGCGAACCCTGTCGGCGACGACGTCCTCACGAGCGCGGTGATCGACGGAGACGACGACCCCGTGTTCGCCGGCGGCAGCTTCGTGGTGGTGCAGAAATACCTCCATGACGTCGCCGCGTGGAACACCCTCACGACCGAGCAGCAGGAGGCGATCATCGGCCGCTCGAAGCTCGACAACGTCGAGCGCGACAGCGACGCCGAGCCGTACCCGTCGCACAAGTCGCTCGCGACGATCACCGACGAGACCGGCCGAGAGTTCGACATCCTGCGCGACAACATGCCGTTCGGCCGCCCGGGCCAGGGCGAGTTCGGCACCTACTTCATCGGCTACGCCGCGCGCCTCTGGGTCGTCGAGCGGATGCTCGAGCGCATGTTCGTCGGCGACGAGCAGGGCCGCTACGACAAGATCCTCGACTTCTCGACGGCCGTCACCGGCACGACCTTCTTCGTGCCGCCGCTCGAGATGCTCGAGAGTCTGGGCGAGATCGACGACTCGGGCGAGGCCGACGACGAGGCGACCTCTGTCGACATCACCCCGAGCAGCACCGGCACCCCCACGACGACCACAGGATCCGACGGCTCACTCGGCCTCGGATCCCTCCGACGACCGACACCGGCGTCGTCCTCCGAAAGGACATCATGA
- a CDS encoding YciI family protein — protein MTEYLIAFNDEWVPDHTMDELIAKSKVTRALMAEMAEAGVFVYTNGGLVAETPVFSVDASSGEPVFTDGHFADTPEHLGGFVVIDVPDEAAARHWAGRVAVACGWPQEVRPFPERARFS, from the coding sequence ATGACCGAATACCTCATCGCCTTCAACGACGAGTGGGTGCCCGATCACACCATGGACGAGCTGATCGCCAAGTCGAAGGTCACTCGGGCGCTCATGGCCGAGATGGCGGAGGCCGGCGTCTTCGTCTACACGAACGGTGGCCTCGTCGCCGAGACGCCGGTCTTCAGCGTCGACGCCTCGAGCGGCGAACCCGTCTTCACCGACGGCCACTTCGCCGACACCCCCGAGCACCTCGGCGGCTTCGTCGTCATCGACGTGCCCGACGAGGCGGCCGCCCGCCACTGGGCCGGCCGAGTCGCCGTCGCTTGCGGCTGGCCGCAGGAGGTGCGGCCCTTCCCCGAACGGGCACGCTTCAGCTAG
- a CDS encoding family 1 encapsulin nanocompartment shell protein gives MMDHLLRSHAPITDLAWKALDEEASARLAPALGARKLVDFTGPLGWEHSATNLGRVGAVVAAPTEGVIARSRVVQPLIEVRADFRMSLDELLTASRGASDLDFSALDHAAEHLAETENAAVLAGWAQAGIVGVSEASPHDPVVVDGSPASYAAGVAEAVATLKRNGIGGPYALAVGPLDWVRVIESSEHGGYPLERHLSSVLGGPIEWSPGFSSGIVLSLRGGDFLFESGQDVSLGFASADDTSVNLYLEESFSFRVVTPEAAIALSVAA, from the coding sequence ATGATGGACCACCTGCTCCGCTCCCACGCCCCGATCACCGACCTGGCCTGGAAGGCCCTCGACGAGGAGGCCTCCGCCCGGCTCGCGCCCGCGCTCGGCGCACGCAAGCTCGTCGACTTCACCGGCCCGCTCGGCTGGGAGCACTCCGCGACCAACCTCGGCCGCGTCGGTGCGGTCGTCGCGGCACCGACCGAGGGCGTCATCGCCCGGTCGCGCGTCGTCCAGCCGCTCATCGAGGTTCGCGCCGACTTCCGCATGTCGCTCGACGAGCTGCTGACCGCGTCGCGCGGCGCCAGCGACCTCGACTTCTCGGCCCTCGACCACGCCGCCGAGCACTTGGCCGAGACCGAGAACGCCGCCGTCCTCGCCGGCTGGGCGCAGGCAGGCATCGTCGGGGTCTCGGAGGCGAGCCCTCATGATCCTGTCGTCGTCGACGGCTCCCCGGCCAGCTACGCGGCGGGCGTCGCCGAGGCCGTGGCGACTCTCAAGCGCAACGGCATCGGCGGCCCGTACGCCCTCGCCGTCGGCCCGCTCGACTGGGTTCGCGTGATCGAGTCGAGCGAGCACGGCGGCTATCCGCTCGAACGGCACCTCTCGAGCGTGCTCGGCGGCCCGATCGAGTGGTCGCCCGGCTTCTCGAGCGGCATCGTGCTGAGCCTCCGGGGCGGCGACTTCCTGTTCGAGTCGGGTCAGGACGTCTCGCTGGGCTTCGCCTCGGCCGACGACACCTCGGTGAACCTCTACCTCGAAGAGTCGTTCAGCTTCCGTGTCGTGACCCCTGAGGCGGCGATCGCGCTCTCCGTCGCCGCGTGA
- a CDS encoding putative quinol monooxygenase: MPDPLSSEVRLSGLLVCASAEQAAVVARYLPAHAALTRAEPGCVSFEVTPTADPLVWQVDERFTGESVFRAHQDRVGASEWGRVTAGIERRYSIGGTAAGG; encoded by the coding sequence ATGCCCGATCCGTTGTCCAGCGAAGTGCGCCTCAGCGGGCTGCTCGTGTGCGCGAGTGCCGAGCAGGCCGCGGTCGTCGCGCGATATCTGCCCGCTCACGCCGCGCTGACGCGAGCCGAGCCGGGCTGCGTCTCGTTCGAGGTCACGCCGACGGCCGATCCGCTGGTGTGGCAAGTGGACGAACGCTTCACCGGCGAGTCCGTCTTCAGGGCGCACCAGGATCGTGTCGGGGCCAGCGAGTGGGGCCGGGTGACGGCGGGCATCGAGCGCCGCTACTCCATCGGCGGCACCGCGGCGGGCGGCTAG
- a CDS encoding nuclear transport factor 2 family protein — MTADEAMRLRALVEQHWLASEQGENEAEHALYADDAILDYPQSGERFRGRETIAAQRGGHPAERHFAVRRIVGDGALWVSECVITYDDVPTTTVSIMEFVDGCVSHETQYFGEPFPAPMSRARLAEPIVSHLPEGGQP, encoded by the coding sequence ATGACGGCGGACGAGGCGATGCGGCTGCGGGCTCTCGTCGAGCAGCACTGGCTGGCGTCCGAGCAGGGCGAAAACGAAGCCGAGCACGCCCTCTACGCCGACGACGCGATCCTGGACTACCCGCAGTCGGGCGAACGCTTTCGGGGGCGCGAGACGATCGCGGCCCAGCGTGGCGGGCACCCGGCCGAGCGCCACTTCGCCGTGCGCCGAATCGTCGGCGACGGCGCCCTCTGGGTCAGTGAGTGCGTGATCACCTACGACGACGTGCCGACCACCACTGTGTCGATCATGGAGTTCGTCGACGGCTGCGTCTCGCACGAGACGCAGTATTTCGGCGAGCCGTTCCCTGCCCCGATGTCGCGAGCGCGACTGGCGGAGCCGATTGTGAGTCACCTGCCCGAAGGAGGACAGCCATGA
- a CDS encoding nucleoside/nucleotide kinase family protein, whose translation MKAVPQHTALGPNAAARLSALLDGGDRVLLGIVGSPGAGKSTLAEAVVSATTAQGVEAAWLPMDGFHLADVELDRLGLRARKGAEATFDAAGYVAILRRVVARQDAVVYAPAFDRTLEQPVAGSIPIPSTAQLVVTEGNYLLADGPRWGEVSAILTESWFCTVDDELRRERLRQRHVRFGKTPQDATAWVAQVDEPNAVAVAATRPRATVVLSPSADGRWDLVA comes from the coding sequence GTGAAGGCGGTTCCGCAGCACACGGCCCTCGGGCCGAACGCGGCAGCGCGGCTGTCGGCGCTCCTCGACGGCGGCGACCGCGTGCTGCTCGGCATCGTGGGCAGCCCCGGCGCCGGCAAGTCGACACTCGCCGAGGCAGTGGTCTCGGCGACCACTGCGCAGGGCGTCGAGGCCGCCTGGCTGCCGATGGACGGCTTCCACCTCGCCGACGTCGAGCTCGACCGGCTCGGGTTGCGGGCGCGGAAGGGCGCCGAAGCGACCTTCGATGCGGCCGGCTACGTCGCGATCCTGCGCCGTGTCGTCGCGAGACAGGATGCCGTCGTGTACGCCCCGGCCTTCGACCGCACCCTCGAGCAGCCCGTCGCGGGCAGCATCCCGATCCCGTCGACGGCTCAGCTCGTGGTCACCGAGGGCAACTACCTGCTCGCCGACGGGCCGCGGTGGGGCGAGGTGAGCGCGATCCTGACCGAGTCGTGGTTCTGCACCGTCGACGACGAGCTGCGCCGAGAGCGACTGAGGCAGCGGCACGTGCGGTTCGGCAAGACGCCGCAGGATGCCACGGCGTGGGTCGCCCAGGTCGACGAACCCAATGCGGTGGCCGTCGCCGCCACTCGGCCGCGCGCCACGGTCGTGCTGAGCCCCTCAGCCGATGGCCGCTGGGACCTCGTCGCCTGA
- a CDS encoding LacI family DNA-binding transcriptional regulator, giving the protein MTTSSRPPGARPATIKDVAREAGVSVSVVSRVLNDGSGPVAPETRQRVVATMEALSYRPRAAARDLNRATALSVAFVVPDLTNPLFARLADRIVWEARARGVQVVMMTTQEDPYLERELVTSLLDRSVGGVIAVPTGENADAWQALRDRDVQVVFASRSVETVADIDSVSIRNAEAARIATTHLIERGHRRIGFVSGPAQTSTGHLRLAGYREALESAGLADDPALHRHVPFLGHGGAEAAAAILALADPPTAFVVANSAQVQGVLLRLRAMGVRLPDDLSVIAFDDTPWMELIEPPLTSVRQPTDLIALHSIEILLSRMQGTAPALPRHVEVAADLVERSSVRTLVPASVSTPSAAPERL; this is encoded by the coding sequence GTGACCACCTCCAGCCGCCCTCCCGGCGCCCGCCCCGCGACGATCAAAGACGTCGCGCGAGAGGCCGGCGTCTCGGTCTCCGTCGTCTCGCGGGTGCTCAACGACGGCTCCGGCCCGGTCGCCCCCGAGACCCGGCAGCGCGTCGTCGCCACCATGGAGGCCCTGTCGTATCGACCCCGTGCCGCCGCCCGCGACCTCAACCGCGCCACCGCGCTCTCGGTCGCCTTCGTCGTGCCCGACCTCACCAACCCGCTCTTCGCCCGCCTCGCCGACCGCATCGTCTGGGAGGCGCGTGCCCGCGGCGTGCAGGTCGTCATGATGACGACGCAAGAAGACCCCTATCTCGAGCGCGAGCTCGTCACCTCGCTGCTCGACCGATCGGTCGGCGGCGTCATCGCCGTGCCGACCGGTGAGAACGCCGACGCGTGGCAGGCCCTCCGCGACCGCGACGTGCAGGTCGTCTTCGCGAGCCGCTCGGTCGAGACGGTCGCCGACATCGACAGCGTCAGCATCCGCAACGCCGAGGCGGCCAGGATCGCGACGACTCACCTCATCGAGCGCGGACACCGCCGCATCGGCTTCGTCTCCGGCCCCGCCCAGACCTCGACCGGCCACCTGCGTCTGGCCGGCTACCGCGAGGCCCTCGAGTCGGCCGGCCTCGCCGACGACCCGGCGCTGCACCGGCACGTGCCCTTCCTCGGGCACGGGGGCGCGGAGGCCGCCGCGGCGATCCTGGCCCTCGCCGACCCGCCGACGGCCTTCGTCGTCGCGAACTCCGCGCAGGTGCAAGGTGTCCTGCTCAGGCTCCGCGCGATGGGCGTGCGCTTGCCCGACGACCTGTCGGTCATCGCCTTCGACGACACCCCGTGGATGGAGCTCATCGAGCCACCCCTCACTTCGGTGCGCCAGCCGACCGACCTCATCGCGCTGCACTCGATCGAGATCCTCCTGAGCAGGATGCAGGGCACCGCCCCGGCCCTGCCCCGTCACGTCGAGGTCGCGGCCGACCTCGTCGAGCGCAGCAGCGTGCGCACCCTCGTGCCCGCATCCGTCAGCACCCCATCAGCAGCACCCGAGAGGCTCTAG
- a CDS encoding carboxylesterase/lipase family protein — MDTSAETHPHSDQQPVASTSSGPVRGRRQDHGVTAFLGVPFAAPPIGALRFQPPAPPAAWSGVRDATGFGPTAPQAPNPAEGLPLLPNRVAPGDDFLNLNVWTPDLEGDAPVMVFIHGGSFTSGSGSVSVYDGSRFARDGVVLVTINYRLGADGFFWTGDGVPNLGLLDQVAALEWVRDNIRAFGGDPARVTLFGESAGGMSVCALMAMPRATGLFHRAIAESGAGVSVISPESARKVATRLAEILGVAPTRDGIASVPVEALVTASTQVAGEAAKKPRRKLWGDVAKNLMIFEPVVDGDILPGRPEDLIAAGAAHNVELLIGTNADEARLFFVPSGAADTMPGLAANLFAWTFGARRPGTVGRYRRNRPGARKGDVTAAILTDGYYRMPALRLAAAHPHAHVYEFAWQSPAFGGRLGACHAIELPFVFDTLDDPAVAELTGGSAPADLATSVHDAWVRFATTGDPGWAPYTAESRTSMRFDVENRVTVDDRADERALWPKR, encoded by the coding sequence GTGGACACCAGCGCCGAAACCCACCCGCACTCCGACCAGCAGCCCGTCGCCTCGACCTCGTCGGGCCCGGTGCGGGGCCGGCGGCAGGATCACGGCGTCACCGCCTTCCTGGGCGTCCCGTTCGCCGCCCCGCCGATCGGCGCCCTGCGTTTCCAGCCTCCCGCGCCGCCGGCGGCCTGGTCGGGCGTCCGCGACGCGACCGGGTTCGGGCCGACAGCCCCACAGGCGCCCAACCCGGCGGAGGGCCTCCCGCTCCTCCCGAACCGTGTCGCGCCGGGCGACGACTTCCTGAACCTGAACGTCTGGACTCCCGATCTCGAGGGTGACGCTCCGGTCATGGTGTTCATCCACGGCGGTTCGTTCACCTCAGGATCCGGGTCGGTCTCGGTCTACGACGGCTCCCGTTTCGCTCGCGACGGGGTCGTGCTCGTGACGATCAACTACCGCCTCGGTGCCGACGGCTTCTTCTGGACGGGCGACGGCGTGCCGAATCTCGGCCTGCTCGACCAGGTCGCGGCTCTCGAGTGGGTGCGCGACAACATCCGGGCGTTCGGCGGCGATCCTGCCCGCGTCACGCTCTTCGGCGAGTCGGCGGGTGGCATGAGTGTCTGCGCACTCATGGCGATGCCGCGGGCGACGGGGCTCTTTCACCGGGCGATCGCCGAATCGGGGGCCGGGGTGAGCGTGATCAGCCCCGAGTCGGCCCGCAAGGTCGCGACGCGTCTCGCCGAGATCCTCGGCGTCGCCCCGACCCGCGACGGCATCGCCTCGGTGCCGGTCGAGGCGCTCGTGACCGCGTCGACCCAGGTCGCCGGCGAGGCGGCGAAGAAGCCGCGCCGAAAGCTCTGGGGTGACGTCGCGAAGAACCTCATGATCTTCGAGCCCGTCGTCGACGGCGACATCCTGCCCGGCCGCCCCGAAGACCTCATCGCGGCGGGCGCGGCCCACAACGTCGAGCTGCTGATCGGCACCAACGCGGACGAGGCGCGGCTGTTCTTCGTGCCGTCGGGGGCGGCCGACACCATGCCGGGGCTTGCGGCGAACCTCTTCGCGTGGACGTTCGGTGCTCGGCGCCCGGGCACGGTGGGGCGGTATCGCCGCAACCGGCCGGGCGCGCGGAAGGGCGACGTGACGGCCGCGATCCTGACCGACGGGTACTACCGGATGCCGGCGCTGCGGCTCGCCGCCGCGCATCCGCACGCGCACGTGTACGAGTTCGCCTGGCAGTCACCCGCGTTCGGCGGTCGCCTCGGCGCCTGCCACGCGATCGAGCTGCCGTTCGTCTTCGACACCCTCGACGACCCTGCCGTGGCCGAGCTCACCGGAGGGTCGGCGCCCGCCGACCTCGCTACGAGCGTGCACGACGCCTGGGTGCGGTTCGCCACGACGGGCGACCCGGGCTGGGCGCCCTACACGGCGGAGTCGCGCACGAGTATGCGCTTCGACGTCGAGAACCGCGTGACGGTCGACGACCGGGCCGATGAGCGAGCGCTCTGGCCGAAGCGCTGA
- a CDS encoding helix-turn-helix transcriptional regulator — MDNKTEVRDFLATRRARITPQQAGLPDFGGHRRVAGLRREEVAMLAGVSVDYYVRLERGNLAGVSESVLEAVCRALQLDDIERMHLFDLARVANASSTTRRKPSSQQIRPTVQRLLDAIDGPAWVRNARTDFLASNQQGRALYSMIFFDPARRPNSARFAFLDPRARGFYLDWEQIADGVVASLRAEAGRNPFDKGLTDLIGELSTRSEEFRVRWAQHDVYRHRAGSKRFHHPVVGDLTLSFEAMELTMDPGLTFLAYSAEPASSSATALQLLASWAATEFVSGDEVPAAIG; from the coding sequence ATGGACAACAAGACCGAGGTGCGCGACTTCCTCGCCACGAGGCGTGCCCGGATCACGCCCCAGCAGGCCGGCCTGCCCGACTTCGGCGGTCATCGCCGCGTCGCAGGCCTCCGCCGCGAAGAGGTTGCGATGCTCGCCGGTGTCAGTGTCGACTACTACGTCCGTCTCGAGCGCGGCAACCTCGCGGGCGTCTCCGAGAGCGTGCTCGAGGCGGTCTGCCGGGCCCTTCAGCTCGACGACATCGAGCGGATGCACCTCTTCGACCTCGCTCGGGTCGCCAACGCCAGCTCGACGACGCGCCGCAAGCCGTCGAGCCAGCAGATCCGCCCGACCGTGCAGCGCCTCCTCGATGCGATCGACGGCCCCGCCTGGGTGCGCAACGCCCGCACCGACTTCCTCGCGTCCAACCAGCAGGGCCGCGCGCTCTACTCGATGATCTTCTTCGACCCGGCCCGCCGCCCCAACTCGGCGCGCTTCGCCTTCCTCGACCCGAGGGCTCGCGGGTTCTACCTCGACTGGGAGCAGATCGCCGACGGCGTCGTGGCCTCGCTTCGGGCCGAGGCCGGCCGCAACCCGTTCGACAAGGGCCTGACCGATCTCATCGGCGAGCTGTCGACGCGCAGCGAGGAGTTTCGCGTGCGCTGGGCCCAGCACGACGTCTACCGCCACCGTGCGGGCTCCAAGCGGTTCCACCACCCGGTCGTCGGCGATCTCACGCTGTCGTTCGAGGCGATGGAGCTCACGATGGACCCGGGCCTCACTTTCCTGGCCTACTCGGCCGAGCCCGCCTCGTCGTCGGCCACGGCGCTGCAGCTGCTCGCCAGCTGGGCCGCGACGGAGTTCGTCTCAGGCGACGAGGTCCCAGCGGCCATCGGCTGA